A window from Brachyhypopomus gauderio isolate BG-103 chromosome 6, BGAUD_0.2, whole genome shotgun sequence encodes these proteins:
- the LOC143517153 gene encoding hemoglobin subunit alpha-like produces MSLNAKDKANVKAIFAKAAPKAEEIGIEVVSRMFTVYPQTKTYFSHWKDLSSGSAELKKHGLTVMQGVMRAVESMDDLQTGLLSLSELHAFKLRVDPANFKIISHTILVVLAAQFPDDFTPDVHVSVDKFLAQVNLALSEKYR; encoded by the exons ATGAGTCTTAACGCGAAAGACAAAGCCAACGTGAAGGCAATATTTGCCAAAGCGGCGCCCAAGGCTGAAGAAATTGGTATCGAGGTTGTGTCCAG AATGTTTACTGTCTATCCTCAGACGAAGACGTACTTCAGTCACTGGAAGGATCTGAGCTCAGGCTCTGCTGAACTGAAGAAGCACGGGCTCACGGTCATGCAAGGTGTCATGAGGGCCGTGGAGAGTATGGACGACCTACAGACGGGTCTGCTCAGCCTCAGCGAGCTCCATGCCTTCAAGCTGCGCGTGGACCCCGCCAATTTCAAG ATAATATCACACACCATCCTCGTGGTGCTTGCCGCGCAGTTCCCGGATGACTTCACTCCTGACGTGCACGTGTCTGTGGACAAGTTCCTCGCGCAAGTTAACCTGGCGTTGTCCGAGAAGTACCGATAA
- the LOC143517152 gene encoding hemoglobin subunit beta-2-like — MVVWTDFERATIQDIFSKLDYESAGLNALTRCLVVYPWTQRYFAKFGNLYNAAAIMGNPNVAAHGTVVLRGLEKAVKNMDNIKGTFTELSVLHSEKLNVDPDNFRLLSDCITIVVAATMGANFTPDVQAAFQKFLAVVTAALRKQYH, encoded by the exons ATGGTTGTATGGACAGATTTCGAGCGCGCTACCATCCAGGACATCTTCTCCAAGCTTGACTACGAATCCGCGGGTCTTAACGCACTGACAAG ATGTCTGGTCGTGTACCCCTGGACCCAGAGGTATTTCGCTAAATTTGGAAACTTGTACAATGCGGCCGCCATCATGGGAAACCCCAATGTTGCTGCCCACGGCACAGTTGTGCTTCGCGGTCTGGAAAAAGCCGTGAAGAACATGGACAACATCAAGGGCACCTTCACTGAACTGAGTGTCCTGCACTCCGAGAAACTGAACGTGGACCCCGACAACTTCAGG CTGTTGAGTGACTGCATCACCATTGTCGTTGCCGCTACAATGGGAGCCAACTTCACACCTGACGTGCAGGCAGCTTTCCAGAAGTTCCTGGCTGTCGTCACCGCTGCCCTCAGGAAGCAGTACCACTAG
- the LOC143517155 gene encoding hemoglobin subunit alpha-like — MSLNAKDKANVKAIFAKAAPKAEEIGIEVVSRMFTVYPQTKTYFSHWKDLSSGSAELKKHGLTVMQGVMRAVESMDDLQTGLLSLSELHAFKLRVDPANFKIISHTILVVLAAQFPDDFTPDVHVSVDKFLAQVNLALSEKYR; from the exons ATGAGTCTTAACGCGAAAGACAAAGCCAACGTGAAGGCAATATTTGCCAAAGCGGCGCCCAAGGCTGAAGAAATTGGTATCGAGGTTGTGTCCAG AATGTTTACTGTCTATCCTCAGACGAAGACGTACTTCAGTCACTGGAAGGATCTGAGCTCAGGCTCTGCTGAACTGAAGAAGCACGGGCTCACGGTGATGCAAGGTGTCATGAGGGCCGTGGAGAGTATGGATGACCTACAGACGGGTCTGCTCAGCCTCAGCGAGCTCCATGCCTTCAAGCTGCGCGTGGACCCCGCCaatttcaag aTAATATCACACACCATCCTCGTGGTGCTTGCCGCGCAGTTCCCGGATGACTTCACTCCTGATGTGCACGTGTCTGTGGACAAGTTCCTCGCACAAGTTAACCTGGCGTTGTCCGAGAAGTACCGATAA